From a single Athene noctua chromosome 2, bAthNoc1.hap1.1, whole genome shotgun sequence genomic region:
- the RNF152 gene encoding E3 ubiquitin-protein ligase RNF152, whose protein sequence is METLSQDSLLECQICFNYYSPRRRPKLLDCKHTCCSVCLQQMRTSQKDLRCPWCRGITKLPPGYSVSQLPDDPEVIAVIAIPHTSEHTPVFIKLPSNGCYMLPLPLSKERALLPGDIGCRLLPGSQQKSLAVVTIPAEQQPLQGGLPAEGGIEEPDRRGVVKSSTWSGVCTVILVACVLVFLLGIVLHNMSCISKRFTVISCG, encoded by the coding sequence ATGGAGACCCTGTCCCAGGACTCTCTGCTGGAGTGCCAGATTTGCTTCAACTACTACAGTCCCCGCCGGCGGCCCAAGCTGCTGGACTGCAAGCACACCTGCTGCTCGGTGTGCCTGCAGCAGATGAGGACCAGCCAGAAGGACCTGCGTTGCCCCTGGTGCCGTGGGATCACCAAGCTGCCGCCAGGGTACTCTGTGTCGCAGCTGCCCGATGACCCCGAGGTGATCGCCGTCATTGCAATCCCCCACACCTCAGAGCACACTCCAGTCTTCATCAAACTCCCCAGCAATGGGTGTTACATGCTGCCCTTGCCCCTCTCCAAGGAGAGGGCGCTGCTGCCAGGAGACATTGGTTGCCGCCTCCTGCCCGGCAGCCAGCAGAAGTCCCTGGCAGTGGTGACGATCCCGGCGGAGCAGCAGCCGCTGCAGGGTGGCCTTCCCGCCGAAGGGGGAATAGAGGAGCCGGACAGGAGAGGTGTTGTGAAAAGCTCCACTTGGTCAGGGGTTTGCACTGTGATCCTGGTGGCCTGTGTCCTGGTCTTTCTCCTGGGCATTGTCCTCCACAACATGTCCTGCATTTCCAAGCGTTTCACAGTGATCTCCTGTGGCTGA